A part of Nitrososphaerota archaeon genomic DNA contains:
- a CDS encoding triphosphoribosyl-dephospho-CoA synthase, with protein MKAKELLEHIRFSAELAATLEVSGWPKPGNVHRSRNYSATHYEHFLAGSISLGYSIESAALKGFMVAKNRLDISKIGIGKLIKKAILNIKKSHKGGNTHLGICLLFIPLAAAAAKTYIEIGNLSLSILQNNVKKIIRSTTPKDAISVYEAISLVSSPHELGKVNSVGAPDIYDKKAYMKILKNKISLFDAMKESSSYDTIAKELVTGMKISFNIGYKELIETFNHTKDINIATVHTFLKILSKVPDTFIARKIGLKKVSNIKEAVKIGIEETMWISETAEKILNLGGLTTEKGTKLLWDFDHKLQNLGENYNPGTTADLTANSLFIALLHGLKF; from the coding sequence ATGAAGGCTAAGGAGTTATTGGAACATATAAGATTTTCTGCAGAACTTGCAGCAACTTTAGAAGTAAGCGGCTGGCCTAAACCTGGAAATGTTCATAGATCAAGAAATTATTCTGCTACACATTATGAACATTTTTTGGCAGGTTCAATAAGTTTAGGCTATTCGATCGAATCTGCAGCTTTAAAAGGATTTATGGTTGCTAAAAATCGATTAGACATTTCAAAAATTGGAATAGGTAAACTTATAAAAAAAGCTATTTTAAATATAAAAAAATCTCATAAAGGGGGCAATACTCATTTAGGTATTTGTCTTCTTTTTATTCCTTTAGCAGCAGCTGCAGCAAAAACTTATATTGAAATTGGGAATTTATCTTTAAGCATTTTACAAAATAATGTAAAGAAAATTATTCGATCAACTACACCAAAGGATGCTATTTCAGTTTATGAAGCAATATCACTTGTTAGTTCTCCTCATGAATTAGGAAAAGTTAATAGTGTGGGGGCTCCTGATATATATGATAAAAAAGCATATATGAAAATTTTGAAAAATAAAATTTCGCTTTTTGATGCTATGAAAGAATCTTCATCTTATGATACTATTGCAAAAGAATTGGTTACTGGAATGAAAATTTCTTTTAATATAGGATATAAAGAATTAATTGAAACATTTAACCATACAAAAGATATAAACATAGCTACTGTTCATACATTTCTTAAAATATTATCAAAAGTGCCTGATACATTCATTGCTAGAAAAATTGGACTTAAAAAAGTAAGCAATATAAAAGAAGCAGTTAAAATAGGCATAGAAGAAACCATGTGGATATCAGAAACAGCTGAGAAAATTTTGAATTTAGGTGGATTAACAACAGAAAAAGGTACAAAATTATTATGGGATTTTGATCATAAACTACAAAACCTTGGAGAAAATTATAATCCTGGAACCACTGCTGATTTAACTGCAAATTCATTATTTATTGCATTATTACATGGATTAAAATTTTAG
- the fdhD gene encoding formate dehydrogenase accessory sulfurtransferase FdhD: MSFNNLAYSSKRIIKFSLEHGPKEFYDIIVKEEPINIFINNEHYVTLLSTPYMIKELVVGHLLSEGIINSFKEINEINIIKNNVMVHISKEKNIKLELSKKIKLITSACGDLEDFYKLLDNLYIKPLSLDFKINFEKILLAFKKLNEETLIYRKTGGTHAAALFNELAELIYLAEDVGRHNAIDKVIGKAAIDNLNYEKVFLATTGRQTIEMILKAIRVRIPIVASISAPTEKSIEIADKYGLTLICFVRGNRFNIYTHDERILF, from the coding sequence ATGTCTTTCAATAACTTAGCATATTCTTCAAAAAGGATTATAAAATTTAGTTTAGAACATGGTCCTAAAGAATTTTATGATATTATTGTTAAAGAAGAACCTATTAATATATTCATTAATAATGAACATTATGTAACTCTTCTTTCTACTCCATATATGATTAAAGAACTTGTTGTAGGTCATCTTTTGTCTGAAGGAATTATAAATTCTTTTAAAGAAATAAATGAAATAAATATAATAAAAAATAATGTAATGGTTCATATTTCTAAAGAGAAAAATATTAAATTAGAATTATCTAAAAAAATAAAGTTAATAACAAGTGCATGTGGAGATTTAGAGGATTTTTATAAACTTCTTGATAATCTATATATAAAGCCTTTATCTTTAGATTTTAAAATTAATTTTGAAAAAATATTATTAGCATTTAAAAAATTAAATGAAGAAACTTTAATATACAGAAAAACAGGCGGCACTCATGCTGCAGCATTGTTCAATGAATTAGCTGAGCTTATTTATTTAGCTGAAGATGTAGGGAGACATAATGCGATAGATAAAGTTATTGGAAAAGCGGCTATTGATAATTTAAATTATGAGAAAGTTTTCCTTGCTACTACTGGAAGACAAACAATCGAAATGATTTTAAAAGCAATTAGAGTAAGAATACCAATAGTTGCGTCAATTTCAGCTCCTACTGAAAAAAGTATAGAAATAGCTGATAAGTATGGTTTAACACTTATATGCTTTGTGAGAGGTAATAGATTTAATATATATACACATGATGAAAGAATACTATTCTAA
- a CDS encoding inositol monophosphatase family protein: protein MNNSFENEILEILEDALNNARKEVFKILGKEEAKRIISKHFGDITTLIDDVAEKAIFHTIKEKMSNAILISEEAGLVKFGNNGKYIFIIDPLDGSTNAIRGYNCFSGSIAISYDWNSSSIFAGMVMNYVTGDIFSAKKNEGAYLNNKKVHPSNIKKVEEAMIALDLNVRKKIPGYAKRISPIIENSKYIRFLGTDALEISFVSAGICDAFIDLRGFLRLTDFAAAAFIVKEAGGVVLNDKKEPLNINISRDTRSSIIAASTIDLYNDILNYIA, encoded by the coding sequence ATGAATAATTCATTTGAAAATGAAATACTTGAAATTTTAGAAGATGCATTAAATAATGCTAGAAAAGAAGTATTTAAAATTCTTGGAAAAGAAGAAGCTAAAAGAATTATTAGTAAACATTTTGGAGATATAACAACTTTAATTGATGATGTTGCTGAAAAAGCTATTTTTCATACTATTAAAGAGAAAATGTCTAATGCTATTTTAATAAGTGAAGAAGCTGGTTTAGTAAAATTTGGTAATAATGGAAAATATATTTTTATTATAGATCCTCTTGATGGATCAACAAATGCTATAAGAGGATATAATTGCTTTTCAGGTTCCATTGCTATTTCATATGATTGGAATTCATCAAGTATTTTTGCAGGAATGGTAATGAATTATGTAACAGGAGATATTTTTTCAGCAAAGAAAAATGAAGGTGCTTATTTAAATAATAAAAAAGTTCATCCTTCTAATATTAAAAAAGTTGAAGAAGCAATGATTGCTCTAGATTTAAATGTAAGAAAGAAAATTCCTGGATATGCGAAAAGAATATCTCCCATAATTGAAAATTCCAAATATATTAGATTTCTTGGAACGGACGCATTAGAAATATCTTTTGTTTCAGCTGGAATATGTGATGCATTCATAGATTTAAGAGGTTTTTTAAGATTAACAGATTTTGCTGCTGCAGCATTTATTGTTAAAGAAGCTGGTGGAGTAGTTTTAAATGATAAAAAAGAACCTTTAAATATAAATATTAGTAGAGACACTAGAAGTTCTATAATAGCTGCTTCAACCATTGATCTTTATAACGATATTTTGAATTATATTGCTTAA
- a CDS encoding sugar phosphate isomerase/epimerase family protein — translation MKLSVSTAIFKASFLNTFEEDSYENMFKKVIQSGYDRIEFMPYNPNEVNLKSISNFIKNDFEICAIATGPISFYHKVSYLDPNEENRMKSIKLTKDYIDLAYKLESPIVIIGTARGKITENISLENAFEWFIECMEKIDEYAEKRNIKIVIEPINRYETNFINKLEEAIKIIDQYSLRSTYVMADTFHMNIEEPIIEESLRNSKGKILHIHIADSNRWPPGYGHINFKSIIETLKNINYKGFLSIECLPKPDINTALNNSIKYLKSILENMNFDE, via the coding sequence ATGAAGTTATCAGTTTCCACAGCTATTTTTAAAGCAAGTTTTCTTAATACTTTTGAAGAAGATAGTTATGAAAATATGTTTAAAAAAGTAATTCAAAGTGGATACGATAGAATTGAGTTTATGCCTTATAATCCAAATGAAGTTAATTTAAAAAGTATATCGAATTTTATAAAAAATGATTTTGAAATATGCGCAATAGCTACTGGGCCAATATCTTTTTATCATAAAGTAAGCTATTTAGATCCTAATGAAGAAAATAGAATGAAAAGTATTAAATTAACTAAAGATTATATTGACCTTGCATACAAACTTGAATCTCCAATAGTAATTATAGGTACTGCGAGGGGAAAAATAACTGAAAATATATCTTTAGAAAATGCTTTTGAATGGTTTATTGAATGTATGGAAAAAATCGATGAATATGCAGAAAAAAGAAATATTAAAATCGTTATAGAACCAATAAATAGATATGAAACAAATTTTATAAATAAATTAGAAGAAGCGATTAAAATAATCGATCAATATTCATTAAGAAGTACTTATGTTATGGCTGATACGTTTCATATGAATATTGAAGAACCTATAATAGAAGAATCTCTTAGAAATAGTAAAGGGAAAATATTGCATATACACATTGCAGATAGTAATAGATGGCCTCCTGGTTATGGACATATAAATTTTAAATCTATAATTGAAACTTTAAAAAATATTAATTATAAAGGTTTTTTATCAATCGAATGCTTACCTAAACCTGATATAAATACTGCTTTAAATAATAGTATAAAATATTTAAAATCAATATTAGAAAATATGAATTTCGATGAGTAA
- a CDS encoding LysE family transporter: MSLIDFLIEVEVISASGALSPGPLTFAVINESFKKNWKVGLNAALGHALIEFPIILLVSLGVLTVFENVFLKIFIGFCGGIVLIIFGIMQFFEAKKISKENIKKGEKSGLFIGLIMSGLNPYFIIWWLTVGAKLVYDALNLLSIYGIIIMYFSHVWMDFAWLIIVSYAAFKGKEFLSTKFYKFIFIILSILLIYFGILFLIDAINSFNVNLRFH, from the coding sequence ATGAGTTTAATAGATTTCTTAATTGAAGTTGAAGTAATTTCAGCATCTGGAGCTTTATCTCCTGGTCCTTTAACTTTTGCTGTAATAAATGAAAGTTTTAAGAAAAATTGGAAAGTAGGATTAAATGCTGCTTTAGGACATGCTTTGATAGAATTTCCAATAATTTTATTAGTTTCATTAGGTGTATTAACAGTATTTGAAAATGTTTTTTTAAAAATATTTATTGGATTTTGTGGAGGAATTGTTTTAATAATTTTTGGTATTATGCAATTTTTTGAAGCAAAGAAAATTAGTAAAGAAAATATTAAGAAAGGTGAAAAAAGTGGATTGTTTATTGGATTAATTATGTCTGGTTTAAATCCATATTTTATAATATGGTGGTTAACAGTAGGAGCTAAACTTGTATATGATGCATTAAATCTTTTATCAATTTATGGAATAATAATAATGTATTTTTCACATGTTTGGATGGATTTTGCATGGTTAATAATTGTTTCCTATGCTGCTTTTAAAGGAAAAGAATTTCTTTCAACAAAATTTTATAAATTCATATTTATAATTTTAAGTATCCTATTAATATATTTTGGCATACTATTTTTAATAGACGCCATAAATTCTTTTAATGTTAATTTAAGATTTCATTAG
- a CDS encoding ASKHA domain-containing protein produces MKIILEPIGKNVNARKYEDLLKVCRKAGINILSECGGIGVCGKCRIIIKDQEFVSKHTEAEKHHFSKEEINEGYRLACQTKVLSTDGILKIIIPKESISKKRKIQSIGFEREIQIEPLIRKFHLILDKPSLFDLRSDSQRIIGSIMEKYKIHNLEIDFDILGNIPNLLRECDWDVTAVLWNNKIIGIEKGDTSKLIYGLAIDIGTSKIVCQLIDLINGETIDITSDENPQIPYGEDIMSRITYIITNENGLKELSFLIKKYINKLIEKICLEKNIDHENIYEAVIVGNTAMHHIFLEIQPKYLALAPYVPVISESINISSKKIGLNINKNANIHILPVIGGFVGADAVADVLATGIHELDEICLLIDIGTNSEVFLGNKNGILAASCASGPAFEGMQIKYGMKAISGAIEEVSINANGDVIYKTIDDLKPIGICGSGAVDIVAELFINGFIDNRGRFINIKNPRIIKTDKGYAYIIAWKNETATNEDIFFSQEDINAIQLAKSAIHTACVLLMKKMNIKEEDIDKLFIAGAFGNYLNPISSINIGLIPDIPIEHISFVGNTAISGAKMCLLSKKIREEASLITKKIKFIELATDPEFPKELANSMYLPYKDLSKYRSIEEKLKNKK; encoded by the coding sequence ATGAAAATAATACTAGAACCTATTGGTAAAAATGTTAATGCTAGAAAATATGAAGATTTATTAAAAGTTTGTCGTAAAGCTGGGATTAATATTTTATCTGAATGTGGTGGAATAGGTGTTTGTGGTAAATGCAGAATAATCATCAAAGATCAAGAATTTGTTTCTAAGCATACTGAAGCAGAGAAGCATCATTTTTCTAAAGAAGAAATTAATGAAGGTTATCGTCTTGCATGCCAAACAAAAGTTCTTTCTACTGATGGTATTTTAAAAATTATAATTCCAAAAGAAAGTATTTCTAAAAAAAGGAAAATACAAAGCATTGGTTTTGAAAGGGAAATTCAAATAGAGCCTTTAATAAGGAAATTTCATTTAATTTTAGATAAACCTTCTCTTTTTGATTTAAGGTCTGATTCTCAAAGAATTATTGGTTCTATAATGGAGAAATATAAAATACATAATTTAGAAATCGATTTTGATATTTTAGGGAATATTCCTAACTTATTGAGAGAGTGTGATTGGGATGTAACAGCTGTATTATGGAATAATAAAATAATAGGTATCGAGAAAGGTGATACGTCTAAATTAATTTATGGTTTAGCTATAGATATAGGCACATCTAAAATTGTATGCCAATTAATAGATTTAATTAATGGAGAAACTATAGATATTACTTCCGATGAAAACCCTCAAATTCCATATGGAGAAGACATTATGTCTAGAATTACATACATAATTACTAATGAAAATGGTTTAAAAGAATTATCTTTTCTTATTAAAAAATACATTAATAAACTTATAGAAAAAATTTGTTTAGAAAAAAATATAGATCATGAGAATATATATGAAGCTGTTATTGTCGGAAATACTGCTATGCATCATATTTTTTTAGAAATACAACCTAAATACTTAGCTTTAGCACCATATGTTCCAGTTATTTCTGAATCAATAAATATTTCATCAAAGAAAATTGGGTTGAATATAAATAAAAATGCTAATATTCATATTCTTCCAGTAATTGGAGGATTTGTTGGAGCAGATGCAGTAGCTGATGTTTTAGCTACTGGTATTCATGAATTAGATGAAATATGCTTATTAATAGACATTGGAACTAATAGTGAAGTTTTCCTTGGAAATAAGAATGGAATATTAGCTGCTTCATGTGCTTCTGGTCCTGCATTTGAAGGAATGCAAATAAAATATGGAATGAAAGCCATTTCAGGTGCAATAGAAGAAGTTTCAATAAATGCTAATGGAGATGTTATTTATAAAACTATAGATGATTTAAAACCTATTGGAATATGCGGCTCAGGTGCTGTTGATATAGTTGCTGAATTATTCATAAATGGTTTTATAGATAATAGAGGTAGATTTATAAATATAAAAAATCCTAGAATTATAAAAACTGATAAAGGTTATGCATATATTATAGCATGGAAAAATGAAACAGCTACAAATGAGGATATATTTTTTAGCCAAGAAGATATAAATGCTATTCAATTAGCAAAATCAGCTATTCATACTGCATGCGTTTTATTAATGAAGAAAATGAATATAAAAGAAGAAGATATAGATAAATTATTTATTGCTGGAGCATTTGGGAATTATCTTAATCCAATAAGTTCAATAAATATTGGTTTAATACCTGACATTCCAATAGAACATATTTCTTTTGTAGGAAATACTGCTATTTCAGGAGCAAAAATGTGTCTTTTATCCAAAAAAATAAGAGAAGAAGCATCTCTTATTACTAAAAAAATTAAGTTTATTGAATTAGCTACAGATCCAGAATTTCCCAAAGAATTGGCTAATTCAATGTATCTTCCATATAAAGATTTATCCAAGTATCGTTCTATTGAAGAAAAATTAAAAAATAAAAAATAA
- the mch gene encoding methenyltetrahydromethanopterin cyclohydrolase, which translates to MVSINKETLKIVKDLLDNAELYGIKVEKLASGTTVIDTGLEAQGGYLAGLRITEIAMGGLGKASISFMTYDDLKLPIVVVTTDHPAISLLGSQLAGWTIKVGGFFAMGSGPARALALKPKKVFEKINYRDEYDSAILLLETKEKPTDDVAKEISKACNVNPENLYLVLTSTTSIAGSVQVSGRVVETGLYRLDYLGFNPLKVLHGTGYAPIMPVHPDSGIAVAKQEDALVYGGVTHYIVDEDDEKIKEIIEKAPAVISKDYGKPSYEILKAVGFDWSKLDPAFFATGHVTITNGKSGKTYSAGKLNPEVLKLSIMM; encoded by the coding sequence ATGGTAAGTATAAATAAAGAAACTTTAAAAATTGTAAAAGACCTTTTAGATAATGCTGAGCTATATGGTATAAAAGTAGAAAAACTCGCTTCAGGAACTACTGTAATTGATACTGGATTAGAAGCACAAGGAGGATATCTTGCTGGATTGAGAATAACAGAAATAGCTATGGGTGGCCTTGGTAAAGCTTCAATTTCTTTTATGACTTATGATGATTTAAAATTACCAATAGTTGTTGTAACAACAGACCATCCTGCAATATCTTTATTAGGAAGTCAACTTGCAGGCTGGACTATAAAAGTTGGAGGTTTCTTTGCTATGGGTTCAGGTCCTGCTAGAGCTCTCGCTTTAAAGCCAAAAAAAGTTTTTGAAAAAATAAACTATCGTGATGAATATGATTCAGCAATACTTTTATTAGAAACTAAAGAAAAACCAACAGATGATGTAGCTAAGGAAATAAGCAAAGCTTGTAATGTAAATCCTGAAAATCTTTATTTGGTTCTAACTTCAACAACTTCTATAGCAGGATCTGTTCAAGTTTCTGGCAGAGTTGTTGAAACAGGTCTTTATAGACTTGATTATCTTGGCTTTAATCCACTTAAAGTTCTTCATGGGACAGGTTATGCTCCTATAATGCCGGTCCATCCTGATTCTGGAATAGCTGTAGCAAAACAAGAAGATGCTTTAGTTTATGGTGGTGTAACACATTATATCGTAGATGAAGATGATGAAAAAATTAAAGAAATTATTGAAAAAGCTCCTGCAGTAATTTCAAAAGATTATGGCAAACCATCTTATGAGATTCTTAAAGCTGTTGGATTTGATTGGTCAAAACTTGATCCAGCTTTCTTTGCTACTGGTCATGTTACTATTACAAATGGGAAAAGTGGAAAAACATATAGTGCTGGTAAATTAAATCCAGAAGTTTTAAAACTTTCAATAATGATGTAA
- a CDS encoding formylmethanofuran dehydrogenase subunit C, giving the protein MSSEIFIKPKYDFKVPIDASAISPNEFSGKTLEEIKAIKVWEGNKEKTIGELFIVEGSTSSEVKNIKIILEGDFSKVRRIGSNMSDGEIIIKGSVGFHLGEKMNGGKILVERNADSWLGSKMKGGVIEVHGNAGDFIGAPYRGETKGMKGGTIIIHGNAGNEIGCWMIGGLIKVRGNCGLFPGIHMKNGTIVVYGNTEGRCGALMKGGKVIILGKVPTVLSSFTFEEIRSSVKANGEKIDGPFYVFTGDLNEEGSGKIFISTLNNTHLKFYEKYIE; this is encoded by the coding sequence ATGAGTAGTGAAATTTTTATAAAACCAAAATATGATTTTAAAGTTCCAATAGATGCGAGTGCCATTTCTCCAAATGAATTTTCTGGAAAAACTTTAGAAGAAATAAAAGCTATTAAAGTTTGGGAAGGAAATAAAGAAAAAACAATAGGGGAATTATTCATCGTAGAAGGTAGCACAAGTTCAGAAGTAAAAAACATAAAAATAATACTCGAAGGAGATTTTTCAAAAGTTAGAAGAATAGGATCTAATATGAGCGATGGGGAAATAATTATTAAAGGTTCTGTAGGATTTCATTTAGGAGAAAAAATGAATGGGGGTAAAATATTAGTAGAAAGGAATGCAGATTCATGGCTAGGTTCAAAAATGAAAGGGGGAGTAATTGAAGTACATGGTAACGCAGGAGACTTTATAGGAGCACCATACAGAGGGGAAACAAAAGGAATGAAAGGAGGAACAATAATAATTCATGGAAATGCTGGGAATGAAATAGGTTGTTGGATGATAGGTGGCTTAATAAAAGTTAGAGGAAATTGCGGATTATTCCCTGGAATACATATGAAAAATGGAACAATAGTAGTTTATGGAAATACTGAAGGGAGATGTGGAGCATTAATGAAAGGGGGAAAAGTAATTATTTTAGGAAAAGTTCCAACAGTGCTTTCTAGTTTTACATTTGAAGAAATAAGAAGTAGCGTAAAAGCTAATGGAGAAAAAATCGATGGACCGTTCTATGTTTTTACGGGAGATTTAAATGAGGAAGGCTCAGGAAAAATATTCATTTCAACTTTAAATAATACACATTTAAAATTTTATGAAAAATATATTGAATAG
- a CDS encoding formylmethanofuran dehydrogenase subunit A, giving the protein MKILIKNGYVYDPLNKIDGEIMDIAIENGKIVESVSGEVKEIDAKNMIVMPGGVDLHSHIAGSKVNAGRLLRPEDHYKDVEKKTNIKRSGVGYTVPSTFTTGYRYSEMGYTTVMEAATPPLKTRHTHEELNDIPMVDKACLSVLDNNWIVLDYLSKNELEKCAAFIGWILNAIKGYGIKIVNPGGVELWGWGKNVKTIDDQVPPFNITPREIIRGLCKINKMLNLPHTIHLHTNNLGTPGNYRTLIESMKCVSDLSNGSIVLHVTHVQFCGYKGYSWITLSSGASEIAKFVNENKYVTLDLGQIVFGDATTMTADGPFQYILYSLSKNKWINADVEAETSAGIVPYRFKKKNYVNAIQWSIGLELTLLVKDPWRIFLTTDHPNAGLFTSYPKLIAWLMSKKAREKILKKVNKRAKSKMILPTLEREYTFYEIAIITRAGTAKALGLKNKGHLGIGADADVAIYDLNPKEIDPSKDYKKVRRAFRKAAYTIKDGKIVCKNGEVVENISGKTYWVNVDIPKDLLISTISEVKEKFEEYYTVKMENYAIHENELLKSAPLKINSNL; this is encoded by the coding sequence ATGAAAATTTTAATAAAAAATGGATATGTTTACGATCCTTTAAATAAAATAGATGGAGAAATAATGGATATTGCTATAGAAAATGGAAAAATAGTAGAATCTGTAAGCGGAGAAGTAAAAGAAATAGATGCTAAAAATATGATCGTTATGCCAGGTGGAGTGGATTTACACTCGCATATTGCAGGTTCTAAGGTTAATGCTGGAAGGCTTCTCAGACCGGAAGATCATTATAAAGATGTAGAAAAGAAAACAAATATAAAGAGATCAGGAGTTGGGTATACTGTTCCTTCAACATTCACAACAGGATATAGATATTCTGAAATGGGATATACAACAGTTATGGAAGCAGCTACTCCCCCATTAAAAACAAGACATACTCATGAAGAATTAAACGATATACCCATGGTAGATAAAGCATGTTTATCTGTTTTAGATAATAATTGGATAGTTTTAGATTATTTAAGTAAGAACGAATTAGAAAAATGTGCTGCATTCATAGGATGGATTTTGAATGCTATAAAAGGATACGGAATAAAAATTGTTAATCCTGGTGGAGTAGAATTATGGGGATGGGGGAAAAATGTTAAAACAATAGATGACCAAGTACCCCCATTCAATATAACTCCAAGAGAAATAATTAGAGGGCTTTGTAAAATTAATAAAATGCTAAATCTTCCTCACACAATTCATCTTCATACAAATAATCTTGGAACTCCTGGAAATTATAGAACATTAATAGAATCTATGAAATGTGTTAGCGACCTTAGCAATGGATCCATAGTCTTGCATGTTACACATGTCCAATTCTGTGGATATAAAGGATACTCATGGATAACTCTCTCTTCAGGAGCAAGTGAAATAGCAAAATTTGTTAATGAAAATAAATATGTTACATTAGACCTTGGACAAATCGTTTTTGGAGATGCAACAACAATGACTGCAGATGGGCCATTCCAATATATACTATATTCATTAAGTAAAAATAAATGGATTAATGCAGATGTAGAAGCTGAAACAAGTGCTGGAATAGTTCCTTATAGATTTAAAAAGAAAAATTATGTGAATGCTATTCAATGGAGTATTGGTCTTGAACTTACATTATTAGTAAAAGATCCTTGGAGAATTTTCCTTACTACAGACCATCCAAATGCAGGTTTATTCACTTCATATCCAAAATTAATAGCATGGTTAATGAGCAAAAAAGCTCGTGAAAAAATTCTTAAAAAAGTAAATAAAAGAGCTAAAAGTAAAATGATTTTACCAACTTTAGAAAGAGAGTATACATTTTATGAAATAGCAATAATAACAAGGGCTGGAACAGCAAAAGCTTTGGGACTTAAAAATAAAGGTCACTTGGGAATAGGTGCTGATGCGGATGTAGCAATCTATGATTTAAATCCAAAAGAAATAGATCCATCAAAGGATTATAAAAAAGTTAGAAGAGCATTTAGAAAAGCAGCATATACAATAAAAGATGGTAAAATAGTATGTAAAAATGGAGAAGTAGTTGAGAATATTTCTGGAAAAACTTATTGGGTAAACGTAGACATTCCTAAAGATTTACTTATATCAACAATTTCTGAAGTAAAAGAAAAATTTGAAGAATACTATACTGTCAAAATGGAGAATTATGCAATTCATGAGAATGAGTTACTTAAAAGTGCCCCTTTAAAAATAAATTCAAATTTATGA